Proteins from a genomic interval of Ramlibacter algicola:
- a CDS encoding SCO family protein, which yields MTASTFTRRGALLSLAALAAAPAFAHDAHDNPLPAAPVPPDSIYRLDATLVDQEGRPFALSSLRGGPVLASMFYTSCDMVCPMIIETIHATLRAMPAADRARVKVLMASFDPERDTVAVLKKTAQARSAGANWILARADEATTRKLAAVLGIQYRRLSDGEYNHSSVVDVLDASGRIVARTGKLGEVDPVVLAAVRKIA from the coding sequence GCGCGCTCCTGTCGCTGGCGGCCCTGGCGGCCGCGCCGGCCTTCGCGCATGATGCGCACGACAACCCGCTGCCCGCCGCGCCAGTGCCGCCCGATTCGATCTACCGGCTCGACGCCACGCTCGTCGACCAGGAGGGCCGTCCGTTCGCGCTGTCCTCGTTGCGCGGCGGCCCCGTCCTCGCCAGCATGTTCTACACCTCGTGCGACATGGTCTGCCCGATGATCATCGAGACGATCCACGCGACGCTGCGCGCGATGCCGGCCGCGGACCGTGCGCGCGTGAAGGTGCTGATGGCCAGCTTCGACCCGGAGCGCGACACCGTCGCGGTGCTCAAGAAGACCGCGCAGGCGCGCTCGGCCGGTGCGAACTGGATCCTGGCGCGCGCCGACGAGGCGACCACGCGCAAGCTCGCGGCCGTGCTGGGCATCCAGTACCGCAGGCTGTCGGACGGCGAATACAACCACTCGAGCGTCGTCGACGTGCTCGATGCCAGCGGCCGCATCGTGGCGCGCACGGGGAAGCTGGGCGAAGTCGACCCGGTGGTGCTGGCGGCGGTGCGCAAGATCGCCTGA
- a CDS encoding DUF3079 domain-containing protein, whose product MARKIFPIRPAHPERTCWGCDRYCAADQMICGNGTERTQHPIELYGPGWEGFGLDPVQAEPGASPAATPTAQPGT is encoded by the coding sequence TTGGCCAGGAAGATCTTCCCCATCAGGCCGGCGCACCCGGAGCGCACGTGCTGGGGCTGCGACCGCTACTGCGCGGCTGACCAGATGATCTGCGGCAACGGCACCGAGCGCACCCAGCACCCGATCGAGTTGTACGGGCCCGGCTGGGAAGGATTCGGGCTCGATCCGGTGCAGGCCGAACCCGGGGCTTCGCCTGCCGCGACCCCCACCGCGCAGCCAGGAACCTGA
- a CDS encoding efflux transporter outer membrane subunit, whose product MRRFLLLPLAAALLVAGCATSLPDLPADAPVPARFKEDGARWTVAHPAEAQDRGTWWKPFADPALDRLVEQAAERNTSIAEAGARLAQARALVRSARADRMPQVGLGASASRGAGANTPSGAEPATLLQADAALSWELDLSGRLARAQDANALDAQAREALLQSTRLMVQAEVAQAYLALRALDAERTLVRETVRAYGDTLRLTQRRYQAGDVAELDVVRVQTEFSATESEALALDRQRAQLEHALAVLVGEAASEFSLPPIAWSTALPAIPPGVPGTVLARRPDVAAAQSSLLAAQARVGVAQSAWFPSVALTGAGGFASPELGDLFKWSARAWSVGALLSLPIFDGGRREAGVLSAQAQLDAQLAQYRGQVLNAFREVEDQLSALRLLDEQSQAQGRAVDAARRASAISETRYHAGMVSQLELLDARRSELRNRRQALQVRSAQYQATVGLIRALGGGWDAAPSAPAATKEHSQLAAR is encoded by the coding sequence GCGGAAGCGCAGGACCGCGGCACCTGGTGGAAACCTTTCGCCGACCCGGCGCTGGACCGCCTGGTCGAACAGGCTGCGGAGCGCAACACCTCGATCGCCGAAGCCGGCGCGCGGCTCGCACAAGCGCGGGCCCTCGTCCGCTCCGCGCGTGCGGACCGCATGCCGCAAGTCGGCCTCGGTGCATCCGCCAGCCGCGGCGCCGGCGCGAACACGCCCTCGGGCGCCGAGCCCGCCACGCTGCTGCAGGCCGACGCGGCGCTCTCGTGGGAGCTCGATCTCTCGGGCCGCCTGGCCCGCGCGCAGGATGCCAATGCCCTCGACGCGCAGGCGCGTGAGGCGCTGCTGCAAAGCACGCGCCTGATGGTGCAGGCCGAAGTCGCGCAGGCCTACCTGGCGCTGCGTGCCCTCGATGCCGAACGCACGCTGGTGCGCGAGACCGTGCGCGCGTATGGCGACACGCTGCGCCTGACGCAGCGGCGCTACCAGGCCGGCGACGTGGCCGAACTGGACGTCGTTCGCGTGCAGACCGAGTTCTCCGCGACCGAGTCGGAAGCGCTCGCGCTGGACCGGCAGCGTGCGCAACTGGAACACGCGCTGGCCGTGCTGGTCGGCGAAGCCGCGAGCGAGTTCAGCTTGCCGCCGATCGCGTGGTCGACGGCACTGCCGGCGATCCCGCCTGGCGTGCCCGGCACGGTGCTCGCGCGCCGGCCCGACGTCGCGGCCGCGCAGTCCAGCCTGCTGGCGGCGCAGGCGCGCGTCGGCGTCGCGCAGTCCGCGTGGTTCCCCAGCGTCGCGCTCACCGGCGCCGGTGGCTTTGCCTCGCCCGAACTCGGCGACCTGTTCAAGTGGTCGGCGCGCGCATGGTCGGTCGGTGCGCTGCTGTCGCTGCCGATCTTCGACGGCGGCCGGCGCGAGGCGGGCGTGCTGTCGGCGCAGGCGCAGCTCGATGCGCAGCTGGCGCAGTACCGCGGCCAGGTGCTGAACGCGTTCCGCGAAGTCGAAGACCAGCTGTCGGCCTTGCGCCTGCTCGACGAGCAATCGCAGGCGCAAGGCCGCGCCGTGGATGCGGCGCGGCGCGCCAGCGCGATCTCGGAAACGCGCTACCACGCCGGCATGGTCAGCCAGCTGGAGCTGCTCGATGCGCGACGCAGCGAACTGCGCAACCGCCGCCAGGCGCTGCAGGTGCGCTCGGCGCAGTACCAGGCGACCGTGGGGCTGATCCGCGCGCTGGGGGGTGGCTGGGATGCGGCGCCTTCGGCACCTGCAGCCACGAAGGAACATTCGCAACTCGCCGCGCGCTGA